From Pandoraea norimbergensis, the proteins below share one genomic window:
- the rnr gene encoding ribonuclease R, protein MSKYPYPIPSREEILGVLRTADSALSANDIAEALAIKKQEREGFFKRLAAMERDDQIRLDRRGYYQLTHPSNFIAGRVIGHRDGYGFAVRDDDGDDLYLPTEEMKKVMHNDRVLLRVAGYDRRGRPEGHIVEVVSRANTHVIGRLLNENGVMVVAPEDKRIGHDILIPPRSQGKAKVGQVVSVELTDYPSRYSQPIGRVSEVLGDIDDPGMEIEIAVRKYGVPHQFSPEALAAAGALPDEVRAPDLRHRVDLRDVPLVTIDGEDARDFDDAVYCEPVKIGRANGFRLIVAIADVSHYVTSGGPLDADALTRSTSVYFPRRVIPMLPEKLSNGLCSLNPDVDRCVLVCDAIVTPTGDVKAYQFYQAVIHSAARLTYTEVAAVLGNTKGPEAQRRAALLPHLQNLYELYKVLAKARKSRGAIEFDSTETYIVCNAQGKIEQILPRTRNDAHRLIEECMLTANVCAADFLKRHKQPGLYRIHAGPKGEKLQVLRTFLKTLGLSLGGGDEPATSDYSELMTQIESRPDAPMLQTMLLRSMQQAVYSPDNIGHFGLAYPAYAHFTSPIRRYPDLLTHRAIKAILAGRKYEPEIPQGVDMTTGISPHARKLQKDDEAAKNKKSPSAKKRDAVWEELGLHCSANERRADEASRDVEAWLKCYFMRDKLGEEYGGTVSAVTSFGIFVQLDDLFIEGLVHVTELGSDYFQFDEVRHELRGERTGIRYRLTDRVRVQVSRVDLDARKIDFRLVKEANARSLAKTSGRTERGGAPVPTPAAGTPGVAGTAGAGAGPSVRQLPKGGALLNGVQLAPAGKHAAKPKPAKVKIPHGERGAPTPVKRSGGKTASSKRAGGPAKKPRR, encoded by the coding sequence TTGAGCAAATATCCCTATCCGATTCCGAGCCGCGAAGAAATCCTCGGTGTACTGCGCACCGCCGATTCCGCGCTGTCCGCCAACGATATCGCCGAAGCCCTGGCCATCAAAAAGCAAGAACGCGAAGGCTTCTTTAAGCGCCTCGCCGCCATGGAACGCGATGACCAAATCCGTCTCGATCGCCGTGGTTACTATCAACTGACTCACCCCTCGAATTTCATCGCCGGCCGTGTCATCGGCCACCGCGATGGCTACGGCTTCGCCGTGCGCGACGACGATGGCGATGACCTCTATCTCCCCACGGAAGAGATGAAGAAGGTCATGCACAACGATCGCGTCCTCCTGCGCGTCGCCGGCTATGATCGCCGCGGCCGACCAGAAGGACACATCGTCGAAGTCGTCAGCCGCGCCAACACGCACGTCATCGGCCGCCTTCTCAACGAGAACGGTGTGATGGTCGTCGCCCCGGAAGACAAACGCATCGGGCACGACATCCTCATCCCACCCCGCTCGCAAGGCAAAGCGAAGGTCGGACAAGTCGTTTCGGTCGAACTCACCGATTACCCCAGCCGCTACAGCCAACCCATCGGCCGCGTCTCGGAAGTGCTCGGCGATATCGATGACCCCGGCATGGAAATCGAAATCGCCGTCCGTAAATACGGCGTGCCCCATCAGTTCTCACCCGAAGCCCTCGCCGCCGCCGGTGCGCTCCCCGACGAAGTTCGCGCCCCAGACCTGCGCCACCGCGTCGACCTGCGCGATGTGCCCCTCGTCACGATCGACGGTGAAGACGCCCGCGACTTCGACGACGCGGTCTACTGTGAACCCGTCAAGATCGGTCGCGCCAACGGCTTCCGCCTGATCGTCGCCATCGCCGACGTTTCACATTACGTCACCTCGGGCGGCCCGCTCGACGCCGACGCGCTCACGCGCAGTACCTCGGTCTATTTCCCCCGCCGCGTCATTCCGATGCTGCCGGAAAAACTCTCGAATGGCCTCTGCTCGCTGAACCCAGACGTCGATCGCTGTGTCCTGGTCTGCGATGCAATCGTTACCCCGACCGGTGACGTGAAGGCATATCAGTTCTATCAGGCCGTGATTCACTCGGCCGCACGCCTCACGTACACGGAAGTGGCCGCCGTGCTCGGCAACACGAAGGGCCCGGAAGCGCAACGCCGCGCCGCACTGCTGCCGCATCTGCAAAATCTCTACGAGCTGTACAAGGTGCTCGCCAAAGCGCGCAAGTCGCGCGGCGCCATCGAGTTCGATTCGACAGAGACGTACATCGTCTGCAACGCGCAAGGCAAGATCGAACAGATCCTGCCGCGTACCCGCAACGACGCCCACCGCCTGATCGAGGAGTGCATGCTGACGGCGAACGTCTGCGCCGCTGACTTCCTCAAGCGTCACAAGCAACCCGGCCTCTACCGTATCCACGCAGGGCCGAAGGGCGAGAAGCTTCAGGTACTGCGCACGTTCCTCAAGACGCTCGGCCTCTCGCTCGGCGGCGGCGATGAACCCGCAACGTCGGACTACTCGGAGCTGATGACGCAGATTGAATCGCGTCCCGACGCACCGATGCTCCAGACGATGCTGCTCCGCTCGATGCAGCAAGCGGTCTACAGCCCCGATAACATTGGCCACTTCGGCCTCGCTTATCCGGCCTACGCCCACTTCACGAGCCCGATTCGCCGCTATCCGGACTTGCTCACACACCGCGCGATCAAGGCAATTCTCGCCGGCCGCAAGTACGAACCCGAGATTCCGCAAGGCGTCGATATGACGACCGGGATTTCGCCGCACGCCCGTAAGCTTCAAAAGGACGACGAGGCCGCGAAGAACAAGAAATCGCCCTCGGCGAAGAAGCGCGACGCAGTCTGGGAAGAACTCGGCCTGCATTGCTCGGCCAATGAACGCCGCGCCGATGAAGCCTCGCGCGACGTGGAAGCCTGGCTCAAGTGCTACTTCATGCGCGACAAGCTCGGCGAGGAATACGGCGGCACGGTCAGCGCGGTCACGTCGTTCGGTATCTTCGTGCAACTCGATGACCTCTTCATCGAAGGCCTCGTCCACGTGACGGAACTGGGCAGCGATTACTTCCAGTTCGATGAAGTCCGCCACGAACTGCGCGGTGAACGCACCGGCATTCGCTACCGCCTCACGGACCGCGTTCGTGTGCAAGTCAGCCGTGTGGACCTCGACGCCCGCAAGATTGACTTCCGTCTGGTGAAGGAAGCCAACGCCCGCAGTCTCGCCAAGACCTCGGGTCGCACGGAGCGCGGTGGCGCACCGGTGCCGACACCTGCCGCCGGTACGCCGGGCGTAGCAGGCACGGCGGGCGCAGGGGCAGGGCCGTCGGTTCGTCAACTGCCCAAGGGCGGCGCGCTGCTCAACGGCGTGCAACTGGCCCCGGCCGGCAAGCACGCAGCCAAACCGAAGCCGGCAAAGGTCAAGATCCCCCACGGCGAACGCGGCGCACCCACGCCCGTGAAGCGCTCGGGCGGGAAAACGGCCTCGTCGAAACGCGCAGGCGGGCCGGCAAAGAAGCCGCGCCGCTGA
- a CDS encoding xanthine dehydrogenase family protein molybdopterin-binding subunit, whose product MTTPTIGQPIRRIDGRKKVTGAAHYAADWHPPGLCYAYGVFSTVARGTVRSIDVRDARRVPGVVDIFHHDHFPTLFRVPQRGGGFNAILEASITDEHRLPFEDDKVYYAGQFVALVVADTFEHAREAAYRVRVDYLKEAPLTSLEQGVARNGTQDGGRGHQRGDAAAAFNNAVRRVDVVYRTPVETHNPMEMHATTAQWRDGSLHLYEATQGVTVHRNTIARVFGLDPERVVVEAPFIGSGFGSKLFIWPHSIAAAAVSREVGRPVKLLVPRAQMFTTTGHRPQTEQRLRLATDADGKLVSLRHESISTQAFVDNFTENCGGMSKSLYGCANVLVSHHTTRVHQGAPTSMRAPGAAPGLFALESAVDEMALAAGLDPLEFRLRNISTRDESANLPWSSNHLREAIVQGAAAFGWQRRDARVASMRDGDEVIGMGMAACSWDAMRTPARARVMLRADGTVEVTCAVQDIGTGTYTVVAQTVADLTGVAIEKIDVKLADSAMPAAPLSGGSWATASVMPAVAAATRNAIGQLTSYAVAGKGAFAGAKAEEVQFVDGALVYRGKHVPFGDALKELRLGLAIGDGATGGAPEGKVSFRSFGAHFVEVRFDPGISHLRVSRVVSAIDVGKIVNPLTARNQVEGAIVMGIGMALFEATDYDPHSGLPANNSFAEYLVPVHADQPNINVILLDYPDLALNEFGVRGIGEIGITGLAAAVANAVFHATGKRVRDLPITVEKVMRT is encoded by the coding sequence ATGACGACGCCCACGATCGGTCAGCCGATTCGTCGCATCGACGGCCGCAAGAAAGTCACCGGTGCCGCGCATTACGCCGCAGATTGGCATCCTCCCGGGCTCTGCTATGCGTACGGCGTGTTCTCAACCGTGGCGCGCGGCACGGTTCGCAGCATCGATGTGCGCGACGCGCGGCGCGTACCCGGTGTCGTCGATATCTTTCATCACGATCACTTCCCGACGCTCTTTCGCGTGCCGCAACGTGGCGGCGGATTCAACGCGATTCTCGAAGCGTCGATTACCGACGAGCACCGGCTGCCGTTCGAAGATGACAAGGTCTACTACGCCGGACAGTTTGTCGCGCTGGTGGTGGCCGATACATTTGAGCACGCGCGTGAAGCGGCGTATCGGGTGCGGGTGGATTATCTGAAAGAAGCGCCGCTCACGAGTCTCGAGCAAGGCGTCGCCCGCAACGGCACGCAAGACGGCGGGCGAGGGCACCAGCGTGGTGACGCCGCCGCCGCATTCAATAACGCAGTGCGCCGTGTGGATGTGGTTTATCGCACGCCGGTGGAAACCCACAACCCGATGGAAATGCATGCGACTACGGCGCAGTGGCGCGATGGGAGTTTGCATCTCTATGAGGCGACGCAAGGCGTCACCGTGCATCGCAATACGATTGCCCGCGTGTTCGGACTCGATCCGGAACGTGTGGTTGTCGAGGCGCCGTTTATCGGCTCCGGCTTCGGCTCGAAACTGTTTATTTGGCCGCATTCGATTGCCGCGGCCGCGGTTTCTCGCGAAGTCGGACGGCCGGTGAAGTTGCTCGTGCCGCGCGCGCAGATGTTTACGACGACCGGGCATCGGCCGCAAACGGAGCAGCGGCTGAGACTCGCGACGGATGCGGACGGGAAGCTTGTTTCGCTACGACATGAGTCGATTTCGACGCAGGCGTTTGTCGATAATTTCACCGAGAACTGCGGGGGAATGTCGAAGAGTCTTTATGGCTGCGCCAATGTTCTGGTGAGCCACCATACGACGCGGGTGCACCAAGGCGCGCCGACTTCCATGCGCGCGCCCGGTGCTGCGCCGGGATTGTTCGCGCTCGAGTCGGCAGTAGATGAGATGGCGCTCGCCGCCGGTCTCGATCCGCTGGAATTTCGCCTGCGTAATATTTCTACTCGGGATGAAAGCGCCAATCTTCCCTGGTCGAGTAATCATCTTCGTGAAGCGATTGTGCAAGGGGCGGCTGCGTTTGGGTGGCAACGACGAGACGCCCGTGTTGCCTCCATGCGAGACGGCGATGAAGTCATCGGCATGGGCATGGCCGCCTGTAGCTGGGATGCGATGCGTACACCTGCGCGGGCCCGCGTGATGCTGCGCGCGGATGGGACGGTGGAGGTGACCTGCGCTGTTCAAGATATCGGCACCGGGACGTATACGGTGGTCGCGCAGACGGTGGCGGATTTGACCGGGGTCGCTATCGAGAAAATTGATGTGAAGCTCGCCGACTCGGCTATGCCCGCAGCACCGCTCTCCGGTGGCTCATGGGCGACGGCGAGTGTGATGCCCGCGGTTGCTGCGGCGACACGCAACGCTATCGGGCAACTCACTTCGTATGCGGTCGCAGGGAAGGGCGCGTTTGCCGGGGCGAAAGCGGAAGAGGTGCAGTTTGTGGACGGCGCGCTGGTCTATCGCGGGAAACACGTGCCGTTCGGCGACGCGCTCAAAGAACTGCGGCTCGGTCTCGCCATCGGCGATGGCGCCACCGGCGGCGCCCCAGAAGGCAAAGTCTCCTTCCGTAGCTTCGGCGCCCATTTTGTGGAAGTCCGCTTCGATCCCGGTATTTCCCACCTGCGCGTTTCTCGTGTGGTCAGCGCAATCGATGTCGGCAAGATCGTGAATCCGCTTACCGCCCGAAATCAGGTGGAAGGCGCCATCGTCATGGGCATCGGCATGGCCCTCTTCGAAGCCACCGACTACGATCCCCACTCCGGACTCCCAGCCAATAACAGCTTCGCCGAATACCTCGTCCCCGTTCACGCCGATCAACCCAATATCAACGTCATTCTTCTTGATTACCCTGACCTTGCACTCAATGAGTTTGGGGTGAGAGGGATCGGGGAAATTGGGATTACTGGATTGGCCGCTGCTGTGGCGAATGCGGTGTTTCACGCTACCGGGAAACGCGTGCGGGATCTGCCGATTACGGTTGAGAAGGTGATGAGGACTTAA
- a CDS encoding FAD binding domain-containing protein, whose protein sequence is MRQFEFIRPQSLAQAISVHATAHTTPQNAAMVVGEGVYLAGGTTLLDLVKLDVMRPARVIDIHRLGMDRIERLPDGRLRIGALVTNTTLAYDPNVVRDYPVLSQALLSGASTALRNKATTAGNVMQRVRCGYFRDGVSPCNKREPGSGCAAISGHHRSLHAVLGGSAQCIAAHPSDMCVAMAAIGATVHVQGAAGERDIAFADFHQLPGDTPWREHALLDDEIITHVTLDAPLANARGAYLKRRDRASYQFALASCAVILSLDGGVVRDARVALGGVATKPWRAMQAEQVLRGGQASPALWQRAAAAALEGAHDYGQNGYKIALCEQAIVRNLSRLAAGGTV, encoded by the coding sequence ATGCGACAGTTCGAATTCATCCGGCCACAAAGTCTCGCGCAGGCGATCAGCGTCCACGCGACGGCACACACCACGCCACAGAATGCCGCCATGGTGGTGGGCGAGGGTGTTTATCTCGCAGGCGGCACGACGTTGCTTGACCTCGTCAAACTCGATGTGATGCGGCCGGCCCGCGTGATCGATATTCATCGGCTGGGCATGGATCGGATCGAGCGGCTGCCCGACGGGCGACTGCGCATCGGCGCACTGGTGACGAATACGACGCTGGCCTATGACCCGAATGTCGTGCGCGATTACCCGGTGCTGTCACAGGCGCTGCTGAGTGGCGCGAGCACCGCGCTGCGTAACAAGGCGACGACGGCCGGGAATGTGATGCAGCGCGTGCGATGCGGCTATTTCCGCGACGGCGTATCGCCGTGCAATAAGCGCGAGCCGGGTTCAGGATGTGCTGCTATCAGCGGGCACCACCGCAGTCTGCACGCGGTGCTGGGTGGTAGCGCGCAATGCATCGCAGCGCATCCTTCCGACATGTGCGTGGCGATGGCCGCCATCGGCGCGACGGTGCACGTGCAAGGCGCGGCAGGCGAGCGGGATATCGCATTCGCCGATTTCCATCAGCTGCCCGGCGACACGCCTTGGCGCGAACATGCACTCCTCGACGACGAAATCATTACGCATGTGACGCTCGACGCGCCGCTCGCGAACGCGCGAGGTGCCTATCTGAAGCGCCGGGACCGGGCGTCCTATCAATTCGCACTGGCGTCTTGTGCCGTGATTCTGTCGCTCGATGGGGGTGTGGTGCGCGACGCGCGGGTGGCGCTCGGCGGCGTGGCGACGAAGCCATGGCGCGCCATGCAGGCCGAACAAGTGCTGCGGGGCGGGCAAGCGTCGCCTGCGTTGTGGCAACGGGCGGCAGCGGCGGCGCTGGAAGGTGCCCATGACTACGGACAGAACGGCTACAAGATCGCACTCTGCGAACAGGCCATCGTCCGAAATCTGTCTCGACTCGCTGCGGGAGGTACGGTATGA